A stretch of the Ictidomys tridecemlineatus isolate mIctTri1 chromosome 5, mIctTri1.hap1, whole genome shotgun sequence genome encodes the following:
- the LOC144378062 gene encoding uncharacterized protein LOC144378062 codes for MGNTLTTPLSLTLDHWQDVQKRANNLSVTVKKKKWKTLCASEWPTFNTSWPPEGTFNIDSILQVKSRIFIQGPQGHPDQIPYIITWEDLASTPPSWVAPFSPPKSPSSSSSLEPSAPLLPVPPLLPPQTSQLYPVLDKSEPSTKPRATPKKVLPPEDSALIDLLSDVPPPYQPQPSPAPGSNSPSSEEKEDNQEGPTASAPPDPSPMAGRLRGRRDHTAPRDTSKVLPLRQTGGPNGQYQYWPFSASDLYNWKTHNPSFAENPVALTSLIESILVTHQPRRNKKFFWKLAKMYQGMMGDLPNSQI; via the coding sequence ATGGGGAACACCCTAACTACCCCTTTGAGCCTTACTCTAGATCATTGGCAGGACGTCCAAAAGCGCGCAAACAACTTGTCCGTGACggtcaaaaagaagaaatggaaaactctctgtgcctcagaatggccaACATTCAATACCAGCTGGCCTCCTGAAGGAACCTTTAACATTGATTCTATCTTACAGGTGAAGTCTCGAATCTTCATCCAAGGTCCTCAGGGACACCCTGATCAAATACCCTATATTATTACTTGGGAAGATTTAGCTTCCACGCCACCCTCCTGGGtagctcctttctctcctcctaagtctccttcttcttcttcttccctcgAGCCCTCTGCCCCTCTCCTTCCAGTTCCTCCTCTTCTACCCCCTCAAacctcccaactttaccctgttcTCGACAAATCTGAACCTTCGACTAAGCCAAGGGCAACACCAAAGAAGGTTTTGCCGCCAGAAGACTCAGCCCTAATTGACCTGCTATCTGATGTGCCTCCTCCTtatcagccccagccctcaccagcccctgggtccaattcacCTTCCTCGGAGGAAAAAGAAGACAACCAAGAGGGTCCAACTGCCAGTGCTCCCCCAGATCCATCCCCCATGGCGGGACGACTCCGAGGACGACGGGATCACACGGCACCAAGGGACACTTCTAAAGTTCTCCCCCTGCGGCAAACGGGGGGTCCCAATGGCCAATATCAGTATTGGCCATTCTCGGCCTCTGACCTTTATAACTGGAAAACTCATAATCCTTCCTTTGCTGAAAACCCTGTAGCTTTAACCTCTCTGATTGAATCTATTCTAGTGACTCACCAGCCaaggagaaacaaaaagttctttTGGAAGCTCGCAAAAATGTACCAGGGGATGATGGGCGACCTACCCAACTCCCAAATTTGA